From Streptomyces sp. NBC_00683, one genomic window encodes:
- a CDS encoding acetylxylan esterase, whose translation MASFAHGFPFDPAHGHTLDELLRVPAPTAPEDFEAFWQERYSEARAVATAPEIGPAEGERDGVRLHEVSFTSVGGVRLGGWLALPVEGPAEHGFVIGHGYGGRHNPGAEVPLPLPRSAAILPCVRGMGSRGLWPGIPSRAARHVLHGIGSRDTYVIGDCVADLWCAASALQELLPELRGLGALGYVGESFGGGLGALALPWDERFGAAQLTVPTFGNHPLRLTLRCSGSGESVRAHHRDHPGVTDVLRYFDAATAAARLELPTFVAAALFDPAVPPPGQFAVHNALPGPRELLVLGAGHFAYEGSAAELAELRTRRRRFFGEWLGR comes from the coding sequence ATGGCTTCGTTCGCGCACGGCTTTCCCTTCGATCCGGCCCACGGGCACACGCTCGACGAGCTGCTGCGCGTACCTGCGCCGACCGCGCCCGAGGATTTCGAGGCGTTCTGGCAGGAGCGGTACAGCGAGGCCCGTGCTGTCGCCACCGCTCCCGAGATCGGCCCCGCGGAGGGTGAGCGCGACGGCGTCCGGCTGCACGAGGTGTCCTTCACCTCCGTGGGCGGGGTACGCCTCGGCGGCTGGCTGGCGCTGCCCGTCGAGGGGCCCGCGGAGCACGGCTTCGTCATCGGACACGGCTACGGCGGCCGGCACAACCCGGGGGCGGAGGTGCCGCTGCCGCTGCCCCGGTCCGCCGCGATCCTGCCCTGCGTGCGCGGGATGGGAAGCCGTGGTCTGTGGCCCGGCATTCCCAGCAGGGCCGCCAGGCATGTTCTGCACGGCATCGGGTCGCGTGACACCTATGTCATCGGCGACTGCGTGGCCGACCTGTGGTGCGCGGCCTCGGCCCTCCAGGAACTGCTGCCGGAGCTGCGCGGCCTCGGCGCCCTCGGCTATGTCGGCGAGAGCTTCGGAGGCGGCCTCGGCGCACTCGCACTGCCCTGGGACGAGCGGTTCGGCGCCGCGCAGCTCACCGTTCCGACCTTCGGCAACCATCCGCTGCGGCTCACCCTGCGCTGCAGCGGCAGCGGGGAGTCGGTACGGGCGCACCACCGTGACCACCCCGGCGTCACGGACGTTCTGCGGTATTTCGACGCGGCCACGGCCGCCGCGCGGCTGGAACTGCCGACGTTCGTCGCCGCAGCGCTGTTCGATCCTGCGGTGCCGCCGCCGGGACAGTTCGCCGTGCACAACGCGCTCCCCGGCCCGCGGGAGCTGCTGGTGCTGGGCGCCGGGCACTTCGCGTACGAAGGGAGCGCCGCCGAACTGGCCGAGCTCCGCACCCGTCGTCGGCGGTTCTTCGGGGAGTGGCTCGGACGGTGA